In the genome of Salinirussus salinus, one region contains:
- a CDS encoding cytochrome ubiquinol oxidase subunit I: protein MTATVSLAVAGWVALLPPELASRAQFGWTISVHILFAALSVGLAPFIVYFTWKAVRTGDERFARLRSFWTKVFAVGFVMGTVTGIPMSFQFGTNFPRFAEVAGELIGGPLAFEAKMAFFLEAVFLGVLLFGRERVSDRTYVLSAVLVGVGAWLSGFWILVVNAWMQTPQGFELVARNGMDVAVLTDPVAAFLTPRLSWMYVHMVNASVISVALLVGGVSAYVVWKKRDAAAWRTALKIAVLVLVVSAPLQAVHGDAYGRHVEDTQPQKFAAMEAHYETGQADLHLFAVPRDPSALTDPRAENLFTISLPGLGSFLASGGDASAEVLGLNEYEQNPPVALVFWSFRAMVGLGFLFIGLALWGAWRLYRGRLADSDRFLKAMMVTSPLGYGALLTGWYVTEIGRQPWVIQDVLKTSEAVSRSLTSFEATATLVGFVVVYVALIAAALLVLKWLVEEELAELGAVDPPNAGRDYLPWVGGDD from the coding sequence ATGACCGCCACAGTCTCACTCGCCGTCGCGGGCTGGGTGGCGTTGCTCCCGCCGGAGCTCGCGAGCCGCGCACAGTTCGGCTGGACGATCAGCGTACACATCCTCTTCGCGGCGCTGTCGGTCGGGCTCGCGCCCTTCATCGTCTACTTCACCTGGAAGGCCGTCAGGACCGGCGACGAGCGGTTCGCCAGGCTGCGCTCGTTCTGGACGAAAGTCTTCGCCGTCGGGTTCGTCATGGGGACGGTCACCGGCATCCCGATGAGCTTCCAGTTCGGGACGAACTTCCCGCGGTTCGCGGAGGTCGCGGGGGAACTGATCGGGGGGCCGCTGGCCTTCGAGGCGAAGATGGCCTTCTTCCTCGAGGCGGTTTTCCTCGGGGTGTTGCTGTTCGGACGCGAGCGGGTCAGCGACCGGACGTACGTCCTCTCGGCGGTGCTGGTCGGTGTCGGCGCGTGGCTGTCCGGCTTCTGGATCCTGGTGGTCAACGCCTGGATGCAGACCCCGCAGGGCTTCGAACTGGTCGCGCGCAACGGGATGGACGTCGCCGTGCTGACCGACCCGGTGGCCGCCTTCCTGACCCCGCGGCTGTCCTGGATGTACGTCCACATGGTCAACGCGTCGGTGATCTCCGTCGCGCTGCTCGTGGGGGGCGTCTCGGCGTACGTCGTCTGGAAGAAACGCGACGCCGCGGCGTGGCGCACCGCCCTGAAGATCGCCGTGCTCGTCCTCGTCGTGTCGGCGCCGCTGCAGGCGGTCCACGGCGACGCCTACGGCCGCCACGTCGAGGACACCCAGCCCCAGAAGTTCGCCGCCATGGAGGCCCACTACGAGACCGGGCAGGCCGACCTCCACCTCTTCGCCGTCCCCCGCGACCCGAGCGCGCTGACCGACCCGCGTGCCGAGAACCTCTTCACTATCAGCCTCCCGGGGCTCGGGTCGTTTCTCGCCAGCGGCGGGGACGCCAGCGCCGAGGTCCTCGGGCTGAACGAGTACGAGCAGAACCCGCCGGTCGCGCTCGTCTTCTGGTCGTTCCGGGCCATGGTCGGGCTCGGCTTCCTGTTCATCGGGCTCGCGCTGTGGGGGGCCTGGCGCCTCTACAGGGGACGGCTCGCCGACAGCGACCGGTTCCTGAAGGCGATGATGGTCACCTCGCCACTCGGCTACGGCGCCCTGCTGACCGGCTGGTACGTCACGGAGATCGGCCGCCAGCCGTGGGTGATCCAGGACGTGCTGAAGACGAGCGAGGCGGTCTCCCGGTCGCTGACGTCGTTCGAGGCGACGGCGACGCTCGTCGGCTTCGTCGTCGTCTACGTCGCCCTGATCGCCGCCGCCCTGCTCGTCCTGAAGTGGCTGGTCGAGGAGGAACTCGCCGAACTGGGGGCCGTCGACCCGCCGAACGCCGGCCGCGACTACCTCCCCTGGGTGGGTGGCGATGACTGA
- a CDS encoding cytochrome d ubiquinol oxidase subunit II has translation MTDLLPVDGYLVESLPEVWFAVVVFALGMYVVLDGFDFGIGMLYATREEEDRETLLAAFGPVWDANEVWLVAFGTMLLAAFPPVYSRLLADNYLLVTGFVLALLFRGVAPELREQREDEDWQRAFDRLFVAGSTLAPLLFGVLAGRWVFDVPALSAPALLTGVGLVAVSVATGAAFLAAKTEPALAAELRDYGVLATLGYLGGVVALLATVVATDAGGAAGTVLSAPAAAVVGLSVLAGLVGVVLARRGQYRRWLASALALPALLSVLLGLLLYPQVYPPTGLTVRAAVVSPLALNLVTVMGLPVLLLVLWYFKFLYGVFSGPVSGSYGG, from the coding sequence ATGACTGACCTGCTCCCCGTCGACGGCTACCTCGTCGAGTCGCTGCCGGAGGTGTGGTTCGCTGTCGTCGTCTTCGCGCTCGGGATGTACGTCGTGCTGGACGGGTTCGACTTCGGTATCGGCATGTTGTACGCGACCCGCGAGGAGGAGGACCGGGAGACGCTGCTCGCGGCCTTCGGCCCGGTCTGGGACGCCAACGAGGTGTGGCTGGTCGCCTTCGGGACGATGCTGCTGGCGGCGTTCCCGCCGGTGTACTCCCGGCTGCTCGCCGACAACTACCTCCTGGTGACCGGGTTCGTCCTGGCGTTGCTGTTCCGGGGCGTCGCGCCGGAGCTACGCGAGCAACGCGAGGACGAGGACTGGCAGCGGGCCTTCGACCGCCTGTTCGTCGCGGGGAGTACGCTCGCGCCGCTCCTGTTCGGCGTCCTCGCCGGCCGGTGGGTCTTCGACGTGCCGGCGCTGTCGGCCCCGGCGCTTTTGACCGGCGTCGGGCTCGTCGCCGTCTCGGTCGCCACCGGCGCCGCCTTCCTGGCCGCGAAGACCGAGCCGGCCCTCGCCGCCGAGCTGCGCGACTACGGCGTCCTCGCCACGCTTGGCTACCTCGGCGGCGTGGTCGCGCTCCTGGCAACCGTCGTCGCGACCGACGCCGGCGGGGCCGCCGGGACGGTGCTCTCGGCGCCGGCCGCCGCGGTCGTCGGGCTCTCCGTGCTCGCGGGGCTGGTCGGGGTGGTCCTGGCCCGCCGCGGCCAGTACCGCCGGTGGCTCGCGAGCGCGCTGGCGCTGCCCGCGCTGTTGAGCGTCCTGCTCGGCCTGTTGCTGTACCCGCAGGTCTACCCGCCGACCGGCCTGACCGTCCGGGCGGCGGTCGTCTCCCCCCTCGCGCTCAACCTCGTCACCGTCATGGGGCTGCCGGTGCTCCTGCTCGTGCTCTGGTACTTCAAGTTCCTCTACGGCGTCTTCAGCGGTCCGGTGAGCGGCTCCTACGGCGGCTGA